In a single window of the Ignavibacteria bacterium genome:
- a CDS encoding PepSY domain-containing protein — MIMQDISKRKQQASILRLFRKVHRTTGALLFIFFFLTALTGLTLGWKKNSGGYILPESYKGSSTDVKNWISFDSLHTIACKIAKDSISPALSTELERIDARPDKGMVKFVFIEGYWGIQLDAATGKLLHIERRRSDFIENIHDGSLLDYFFETKNEIFKLIYTTIMGLSLLLFTITGFWLWFGPKRMRRKSHAVISN; from the coding sequence ATAATAATGCAGGATATTTCCAAGAGGAAACAACAGGCATCAATATTAAGGCTTTTCAGGAAGGTTCACAGGACAACAGGCGCGCTGCTTTTTATATTCTTTTTCTTAACTGCATTAACAGGTTTAACTTTAGGCTGGAAAAAGAACAGCGGAGGTTATATTCTGCCGGAATCTTACAAAGGGAGCTCAACTGACGTTAAGAACTGGATCAGCTTTGACAGTCTGCATACAATTGCGTGCAAAATTGCAAAAGATTCTATTTCGCCAGCACTTTCTACAGAGCTTGAAAGAATTGACGCACGACCTGATAAGGGAATGGTAAAATTTGTATTCATTGAAGGCTATTGGGGAATTCAGCTTGATGCGGCAACCGGAAAGCTGCTGCATATTGAGCGCAGGCGCTCTGATTTCATAGAAAATATTCATGACGGCTCATTATTGGATTATTTTTTTGAGACCAAAAATGAAATATTTAAGCTTATCTATACAACTATTATGGGTTTATCGTTGTTACTATTCACAATAACGGGATTCTGGCTTTGGTTCGGTCCCAAAAGGATGAGAAGAAAATCTCATGCAGTAATATCTAACTGA